A stretch of Kaistella flava (ex Peng et al. 2021) DNA encodes these proteins:
- a CDS encoding ABC transporter permease, whose protein sequence is MNFPVYFSKKIAFSKDNKNNLSRVIVFIGRLSVALGVIVSLITVSTGVGSKKAIKERMADFSGHISVKSKQSNNSYNSSILSNDGLQLDKIKALPDVASTQKYIAVSGILRNEHNFAGIIFKGVGKDFDSARFRKFLVAGHVPVLTEDGFNNGIVISQKIATDLHLGIKDSIVAIFSKENQSPLYRKFEVVGIYKTDIKLIDDVFIIGGINHARKIQGMKDSEIGGIDIFLKNINDIDEDAPKIDELVGYKNYTVKATDEYPQIMDFIAIFDTNIALIITIMLVVVIINIIMVLLILIIERTNSIGMLKTLGATNGQIRAIFINYTLLIMIPGLIVGNLIGLGFLFIQKYFGIITLNPENYYLSVVPVEINIFHILLISVGILIVSGISLVLPSYLISKISPVKAIKYN, encoded by the coding sequence TTGAATTTTCCGGTATATTTTTCTAAAAAAATTGCATTTTCCAAAGATAATAAAAATAATCTCTCACGGGTTATTGTCTTTATTGGTCGGCTTTCCGTCGCTCTGGGAGTTATTGTTTCGCTCATCACCGTTTCTACTGGAGTCGGCTCCAAAAAAGCGATTAAAGAAAGAATGGCCGATTTCTCTGGTCACATTTCTGTAAAATCAAAACAATCCAACAATTCTTATAATTCCTCCATTCTGAGTAATGACGGACTTCAACTCGACAAGATAAAAGCCTTACCAGATGTCGCTTCCACGCAAAAATATATTGCCGTAAGTGGAATTTTAAGGAACGAACATAATTTCGCCGGAATCATTTTTAAAGGAGTTGGAAAAGATTTTGACTCTGCCCGATTCCGTAAGTTTTTAGTGGCAGGTCATGTACCAGTACTTACTGAAGACGGTTTTAACAATGGAATTGTTATCTCCCAAAAAATCGCCACTGATCTTCACCTTGGAATAAAAGACAGTATCGTCGCGATTTTTTCAAAAGAAAATCAAAGTCCGCTTTACCGGAAATTTGAAGTGGTTGGGATATATAAAACCGACATTAAATTAATTGATGATGTTTTTATCATCGGTGGAATTAATCACGCCCGGAAAATTCAGGGAATGAAAGATTCAGAAATTGGTGGAATCGACATTTTCCTGAAGAACATTAATGATATTGATGAAGACGCTCCCAAAATTGACGAACTCGTTGGCTATAAAAACTACACCGTAAAAGCCACCGATGAATATCCACAAATCATGGATTTCATTGCGATTTTTGATACCAATATTGCGCTAATTATTACGATTATGTTAGTCGTGGTGATCATTAACATCATCATGGTTTTATTAATTTTAATTATCGAACGAACCAACTCGATTGGAATGTTAAAAACCTTAGGTGCTACTAATGGACAAATCCGAGCGATATTTATTAATTACACTTTGCTGATTATGATTCCGGGTCTAATCGTCGGAAACTTAATTGGTTTAGGATTTTTGTTCATTCAAAAATATTTCGGCATTATTACTTTAAATCCTGAAAACTACTATTTAAGTGTCGTTCCTGTTGAAATAAACATCTTCCATATTTTATTAATCTCAGTGGGAATTCTTATTGTATCAGGAATCTCATTAGTTCTTCCGAGTTATTTGATTAGTAAAATCTCTCCAGTGAAAGCCATTAAATACAATTAA
- a CDS encoding exo-beta-N-acetylmuramidase NamZ domain-containing protein, protein MILSLKNKDLLLIVLIYFGFCQMSFAQNLDTNCFKTGADRPELYLPLLKNKTIGIVTNQTGLMKDKTFLVDFLVKNNIKIQSIFAPEHGFRGDADAGEHVKNGVDTKTGIPIVSLYGSNKKPKAEQLKGIDIVLFDIQDVGVRFYTYISTLTYVMEAAAENNIEVIVLDRPNPQDGYIDGPVLKNQWKSFVGMHNIPVVYGLTIGEYGKMVNGEKWLDNGIQTKYTLIPMQGYHKKQRYEMSDKPSPNLPNDKSINLYPSLCFFEGTQVSVGRGTSFPFQIYGSPWTKDLPYQFTPKPSAGAKDPFLNGKLCYGENLSEYPEDLRALNLDWILKAYKDYKNPQQDFFLKNLFFDKLAGTDELRKQIIAGKSAAEIKDSWKSDLENFQKIRAKYVMYED, encoded by the coding sequence ATGATTTTAAGCCTCAAAAATAAAGATTTACTTCTGATTGTGCTAATTTATTTTGGTTTTTGCCAAATGAGTTTTGCCCAAAATCTCGATACAAACTGTTTTAAAACGGGTGCAGACCGACCAGAATTGTATCTGCCTCTACTAAAAAACAAGACCATCGGAATCGTTACCAATCAAACCGGTTTGATGAAAGATAAAACGTTCCTGGTTGATTTCTTGGTTAAGAATAATATTAAAATACAATCTATTTTCGCACCTGAACATGGTTTCCGCGGAGATGCAGATGCAGGCGAACACGTGAAAAATGGTGTCGATACCAAAACAGGAATTCCGATTGTTTCTCTTTATGGATCCAATAAAAAACCAAAAGCTGAGCAGTTAAAAGGAATTGATATTGTTCTTTTTGATATTCAGGATGTTGGCGTGCGGTTCTATACTTATATTTCTACCTTGACTTATGTGATGGAAGCCGCTGCCGAAAATAATATCGAAGTAATTGTTCTCGACCGACCAAATCCGCAAGATGGATATATTGATGGACCAGTTTTAAAAAACCAATGGAAAAGTTTTGTCGGAATGCATAATATTCCCGTGGTTTATGGACTGACCATTGGTGAATATGGAAAAATGGTCAATGGAGAAAAATGGCTGGATAATGGAATTCAGACAAAATATACTTTGATTCCGATGCAAGGTTATCATAAGAAACAGCGTTATGAAATGTCTGATAAACCCTCACCGAATCTGCCAAATGATAAATCCATCAACCTTTATCCGAGTTTGTGTTTCTTTGAAGGAACGCAAGTTTCTGTCGGTCGTGGAACGAGTTTTCCTTTCCAAATTTATGGTTCTCCATGGACTAAAGATTTACCGTATCAGTTTACACCAAAACCGTCCGCCGGCGCAAAAGATCCTTTTTTAAACGGTAAATTATGTTACGGTGAAAACCTCTCAGAATATCCCGAAGATCTAAGAGCATTGAATTTAGACTGGATTTTGAAAGCATATAAAGACTATAAAAATCCACAACAGGATTTCTTTTTAAAGAATTTATTCTTTGATAAATTAGCGGGAACTGATGAATTGAGAAAGCAAATCATCGCTGGGAAATCTGCTGCTGAAATTAAAGATTCCTGGAAAAGTGATTTAGAGAATTTTCAGAAAATCAGAGCGAAATATGTGATGTATGAAGACTAA
- a CDS encoding T9SS type A sorting domain-containing protein, with translation MKKFYSLFAAVILAASVNAQTTTTVFSADFDDVVGTGGNDGSWSGTVAGSAATATGGFVYDNMYKGDKCLKGGTSSKAGSLTTPVLANLSGVATLTFRAGAWVGSSEKLTLNVSIIGGGSLDITSVTLVKGEFSTYTVEITGGTSSSKLVFAAAVASNNRFFIDEILVTAPTQAVVDVNATKVNLVKNTVVGNTLMFAGKADVQILNMNGQVVKTASVNENTSLDVATLAKGMYVVTAIVNGKAVTEKIIKK, from the coding sequence ATGAAAAAATTCTATTCTTTATTCGCAGCTGTAATTTTGGCTGCAAGTGTTAATGCACAAACTACAACTACTGTTTTCAGTGCAGATTTTGATGATGTAGTTGGTACTGGAGGTAACGATGGTTCATGGAGTGGTACAGTTGCCGGTTCAGCAGCGACTGCAACTGGTGGATTTGTATATGATAATATGTACAAAGGTGATAAATGTCTTAAAGGAGGTACGAGTAGTAAAGCGGGTTCACTAACGACTCCTGTATTAGCTAATTTGTCTGGTGTTGCAACTCTAACTTTCCGAGCAGGAGCTTGGGTTGGCAGTAGTGAAAAATTAACCTTAAATGTTTCGATTATTGGTGGAGGATCTTTAGATATAACTTCAGTTACTTTAGTTAAAGGTGAATTTAGTACTTACACGGTTGAAATTACTGGAGGTACTTCATCTAGTAAATTGGTATTTGCGGCAGCAGTTGCATCAAATAATAGATTCTTCATTGATGAGATTTTAGTTACAGCACCAACTCAAGCAGTAGTTGATGTAAACGCAACTAAAGTAAACTTGGTTAAAAATACAGTTGTCGGAAATACATTGATGTTTGCTGGAAAAGCAGACGTTCAAATCTTAAACATGAATGGTCAAGTTGTAAAAACTGCATCTGTTAATGAAAATACGTCATTAGACGTTGCAACTTTAGCAAAAGGAATGTATGTTGTAACTGCAATCGTAAATGGAAAAGCTGTTACTGAGAAAATTATTAAAAAATAA
- a CDS encoding T9SS type A sorting domain-containing protein: MKKIFTILAISALAITAQAQTTFNYILNNQGFANAQAITTGDIVAGKITYEALKNGASNAPSFYTAGGGTLRMYSENATGNGNSFSVKAVGTAKITSVKIKTSGLVGTDNYAPSTAIVSVDGVVVPTVYDPADLTGTYLITAATPASTITIKNGQTGTSAQIRILSVEVTYNPNLAVGDVKATKANLVKNTVVTNEIIFGEASKVSVFNMNGQVVKTADATENSRLNVSELPKGMYLVSGTVNGKAVSQKIIKK, encoded by the coding sequence ATGAAAAAAATCTTTACAATTTTAGCGATTTCAGCTTTAGCTATTACAGCACAAGCTCAAACAACTTTTAACTACATTTTAAACAACCAAGGTTTTGCAAACGCACAAGCAATTACCACTGGTGATATTGTAGCAGGAAAAATTACTTACGAAGCATTGAAAAATGGAGCAAGTAATGCACCTTCTTTTTACACTGCAGGTGGAGGAACTTTAAGAATGTACTCAGAAAATGCAACTGGAAATGGTAACTCTTTTTCTGTAAAAGCAGTAGGTACTGCAAAAATTACTTCTGTAAAAATCAAAACTTCTGGATTAGTGGGTACTGATAATTATGCTCCATCAACTGCAATTGTTAGTGTAGATGGTGTTGTTGTACCAACGGTATATGATCCAGCTGATTTGACTGGTACTTATTTGATTACTGCAGCTACGCCAGCATCTACTATTACTATTAAAAATGGTCAGACAGGAACTTCGGCACAAATTAGAATTTTATCAGTTGAAGTTACTTATAATCCTAATCTTGCAGTTGGTGATGTTAAAGCAACTAAAGCAAACTTAGTTAAAAATACGGTTGTTACTAATGAAATTATCTTCGGAGAAGCTTCTAAAGTATCTGTATTTAACATGAATGGTCAAGTAGTAAAAACTGCTGATGCAACTGAAAACTCTAGACTTAACGTTTC